TCAGTCTAATACAGCAGGAGAAGGAACAAAATGAGTCCaaagaaccacaaaagaaaagTCACTGGTTGTAAGCCTATTCTGGCATAAAGTCTGGGTCTGCTGTGTTCTGATCTCAATATGCCTCTAAACTCTGCCTACAGGTGTCTGTGGGAGGTTATGTTTATTTGAGACTTCTCCATCGGGATCGCCTGGTGTCACCAAGTGTCCACTGGTACTGGGGTTTGCTGCCTGCCTTCTTGCCATGTCTAATGAAGTGGAAACAAGTGCAACCAATGGTCAGCCCGACCAACAGGCCGCACCAAAAGCACcctcaaagaaggaaaaaaagaaaggtatggAGAAATCCACTTGAAGCCAAGGAAGGGAGCTAGAGGTGGTTACCCCTGGAGAAATGTGAGATTCAGAATAAAGTAAGGGCTGGCTCTTATCTTCCTTCAACCTCAGCTTAGTCTCGTGTTCTCCTAATAGGAAAGTTGTACCTTGGGAGAAGAGACTGGTTCATCTCACGTGTAATAAGACATCTCTGGAAACCTGCGATTATACCCATTTAAGTCCGGTTGGGAAATAGTCATGGCATCTTGTTCAGTTAATAATGCAGTCGTTAATTATTATATGGTTatcattcagttatttatttaccATTTGATTTTACTGAACTCATTGGGAATGGGACTACACAGACCTAGTAAAAGGAGCAAAGACATTATAAAGATGGAATAATTATCTTAATAATTTTCAAGAGAACTTAGGCATaattcctttcttccttattGCTAATTTAAAATGTTGGTAAATTGCTTGGCAGCTTATTTTTCTTACGTTAAAAATACGTATATTATCATCCTTATATTCctttaaagacttaaaaaaaactaTGATGAAAAATGTCCCCAACTCCCACCTCCCATATTCCCATACGTTTCCCATAACGCTGTCAATTTTGTACTTCTAACAGTTTATTTTCTCCCCACCCCAACTCCATACACAGTTGATTGTGGAACATGATTTTGCTCAAAGGAAGTAAGAATAAGACAGGATAGAATATTACATACATGATCAGTTGTAGTATAATCAGGATTTATACTACTTAAATTTTGGAGAGTCTAGAGCATATTTGGTCATAATTAGAACTAGCATTCTTTATCCtgtattcctttcttttctcaggCCCTGAAAAGACAGATGAATATCTCTTAGCAAGGTTCAAAGGCGATGGTGTAAAATATAAGGCCAAGCTGATTGGCATTGATGATGTGCCAGATGCAAGAGGGGATAAAATGAGCCAAGACTCTATGATGAAACTAAAggtaaaagggaaatgaatgctTTATCTGTATATTAAGCAAAAGTCCAAGAGAGGGAATTATATTAGAAGCTCTTGTTGACCTATTGTTCAATTACTTGAAAACCGCTTTTAATCACATTATCCATCTGTAGTGCCCCATTTTCTGAGAAACCGTGAGTGTTTGCATATTTGGAGGGATGTCCTAGATACCTAATTTTATCAAGTATAATAGGACTCTAGATGCCTTTTCCTTCTGGCAAACTCAACATTAGGACGAACCAAGCGTATTCCTATTTCTATTCCTATAAAAGCTGTGTGCAAATATTTGCATTGTTTGTCTTACTATATGTGAAGAGCACGGCATATCCTGTTTTAGACCTGGGAATTGTTCTGATAAAATTTAGGATTCTACTTAGACATTGGTGTTCCTTAGTGTTAGCCTTTCtgttttttgaatttaaaaatttagtactATGGCACTATGTGAAACTGACTGAATAAATAATACTTGTTCAACAGTTCAAGGCCTAGAAGAAACATCTCTAAAGATCTTCTAGTTGAGCTTTACCAGTGACTATTCTGAGGCCAAGAGAATTAGAGTGGCTTGTCCGAGTTCGCACAGCTAACTAAGGGATGCCCTGGTTCAACGTCTTCTATGCCGTCCTGCTGTCCCTGATGAAAAGTGCCGAATCCTTTCATCGATGGCAGATCAAGTCGAAAACAAAGCTGACTgactttgaaaattttaatattaaaaccattgtaggatgtttttaaaaattcaacttctCTTGTTTTTCCACCCTCATCAGGGAATGGCGGCAGCTGGTCGGTCTCAGGGACAACACAAACAAAGGATCTGGGTCAACATTTCCCTTTCTGGGATAAAAATAattgatgagaaaactggggtAAGAATTCACATTTGCTGATACCTCTCTGACCACCTGAGTCTGACCAACAATTTGCTACTTGAATTTCGGCTCCCCTTCTTCGTTCTCAAAGTTCTGTAGGGAAcaaatatagcatatattacatcTCCAGAAGTAACAGGCAGAAAACAGAATAGGAGGTAAAAGTCAAGATACTTGATTTTGAATTTGTGTTCTATAATAAATGTGAATCTAAGTCTGTTAAGTCTGTTAATAGGCTTAGATTCACATTAtgtctataatatataaatatatatatttttgaaattaaataaatatgtataatttacataatatataaatatttaaatatatattaaaatataaatacatatataatttataaagtaaaacttctatatatatatatatttttttgacctTGGGTATACAGAACTAGATTAATTTTAACCCCTAGTTTGTGACACTTTTATGTATTGCTTACATGTGAACTTATCGGCTAACCTAAAGCTAGAACCTCACCCATAACACATCtacctctttttcatttcttttttccctgcCTTCTCACCTCACAGATGTAACCTTGTTTTTGTTGGTTCCTGTTGTTCTATTACTTATGAACAGTGTTACTTATTTTGCCTTGTTTTTAAGCCTTATCAGAAAGCTATTTATCATACGTCAAgtcttctgtgattttttttctgtactcAATGTAACATCATAAGactcatgttttttaaaatgttgtgtgTGGCTCGTTTTCATTGCTATAAAATACTCTCTCGCATCACGATACTGTGGGGAGACCTCCAGTTACTATTCATCCCTTTCTAGAGTGCCCATTATCTACCATGCAAACCTAGGGCCCTGGCACCCTTGTGGACCCCACTCAGCCTGCTAGTGCTGGGGTCCTCAGGCACCACTCTATCAGTCGCCTTTATCTCTCAACTCTTATTTTCCCAAGCCCATCAGAGAAAGGTGGCAAGTTTCTCTCACCCTTCTGTGTCTCCTCAAACTTTCTAAGATACTCTAAGATATCTTAGACATTCAGGACAAAAAGCCAAGACACACTCTGCCACCTACAAATATCCCTAAAGAGTTGAACCTTGTTAACTGCTTGAAAGGATcaagaaaaaggagggaaaaatagaagaaaagacacTAAGCCAATACAGTCCCCACCCCTTATAATTCCTGGTTACTGATGTAGTCATTATGTCATTAACATAATGTAGTTATTACTACATTATGTTACTATGTATTAGGCTGTCTAGGTGAGGCTGAGAAACACTTGATGGCAGTATTTGGTATCCTCCAGAATATACTGGGAATATGGTTCCAATAACACATAGGATGGTTCCTCGGCCACTCTGAGCCATCATCAATCAATCCCTGTGAACACTCCTCTAGCTTAGTTATGCTGTTCTTTTAAGTTTGTCTTTGAGTTGGGAAAGTAGACCTATTTGGCTTGGCTTAAGGGCTAAATGTCTCCTCTTCACTTGGTCTTCTAATCCTCAGTCCTTCCTGGCTATGTGGCATCATGTCTTTAAAGCAGGGAGAGTAAAGTATCAATATTTTAAGAAGGAACATTCTTCCCACTTATGTTTcctattcttctttcttttggagCCCTTTCTAGAAAGAGTAATGCTCTAGCCTTCAACCAGAAATGAAAAGTCTTTCTTCAAATGATTTAAACTTTTCATATGTGCCTTCATATATGTGTCTGAGGCTTCGGTGTGCTAGCCTGCAAATAGATTCtagttttcttaataaattactctttatgttcttttttaagGTAATAGAGCATGAACATCCAGTAAATAAGATTTCTTTCATTGCCCGTGATGTGACAGACAACCGGGCATTTGGTTACGTGTGTGGAGGAGAAGGCCAGCATCAGTTTTTTGCCATAAAAACCGGGCAGCAGGTGAGCTCTAAGTCTTGACATAGACCTGGGGACTTGTCCTCTGTGGACATTGGAGTGTCTGTCACTCAACTAAAAGATTTACTGGAAATAATTGGATGTAAGAGGGCTAAATAATGATTCCGAGAATGACTATTTTTATTGGCCTatggaatcttttaaaaatgtcattgataGCTATGTACTGCTGTGTGCCACAGGATTGTGAGAATGGACCTTCTTATAAAGTGAATACTGACTTCACAACAGTGgtgaattattctcagaaaccttaAAGGACTTCAAATATGATCATGATACCTCTTGTTTTGTCTAAATACTTATTAACCCTGCTGTTCTTTATATACCTAAGGGTGAGGATTGGGTTGGTGGTGATCCCCTATAAGCCAGGAGAGGGTAGTAAGGcgttttaagattaaaaaaaaataaatcccagTATGAATTATAATTGATAGgagacaaaggaaataaaatactaaaattcaaATATTGATAACAGTGCTTTCCCTTACTGCAGGCTGAACCATTAGTTGTTGATCTTAAAGACCTTTTTCAAGTTATCTATAatgtaaagaaaaaggaagaagaaaagaaaaaggcaagtaCTACCTGATTAAGGCTCTATTAAATTtaaaactggccgggcatggtggctcacacctataatcccagcacttcgggaggcagaggtgggtggatcacctgaggtcaggagttcgagaccagcctggccaacatggcgaaacctcatcactactaaaactacaaaaattagccaggggtggtggtgggcacctgtaatcccagctacttgagcgTCTGAagcaaggagaatcacttgaacccgggaggcagaggttgcagtcagccgagatggtgccactgcactccagcctgggcgacagaacgagactctgtctcaaacaaacaaacttaaaaCTGTACTCAGGACTatgtttaatattatatataaatatggtcTATCTGAAAATTTGGCTTCTATATGTATTGTCTATTCTTCCCAATAGGGCAATGGATACATTTTTATGGTTAGGCACTTCTAATCTGCACTccctggcttttattttttttctctctatgaGATTCATATTAATTCTAGGAAATATACAGGACAACCAAGTTTAAATCCAGTAACTCTACTCAAACCTTATATTGATATGAAAAGGGGAGGAGAACGGAGGGCAGAAATAATATACAAGACTTATTCTTGCCTTATGCCTATGAACCATAGGCAtacttgtttttgtatttaaCTCCCTTTCACTATGAATATGAAGATCACTGAATATGTATCTTTCTTTTTAGATAGAGGAAGCCAACAAAGCAATTGAGGTAAAATTGCATCTTTACTTCTTGTTAATCATGTGTGTGACATGCGTAAGCCCCTGTTTGCTACCTGCCCAACCACTCTTGCCACCTCGCTTATTACTATGTGTTTATGACTTCTCTGATCATGAAAGATGTTTAGTTAAAAGATGATACCAAAACCATTGCTGCTTAGCAGACTAATAGAGTggacaaatacattttatagacAAAGCTCGACTAAATCGTTAAATATTTGCTATCTTTTCAGAATGGGAGTGAGGCCCTAATGATTCTAGATGACCAAACTAACAAACTGAAATCGGTATGTATTAATATGTGACGTTTGACAGTTCTTACTTATCTGAACATGGGTTCTACTTCCTGTAGATGTTGCTGATACCAAATCTGTATTGAATCTATATGAAAATCCAATTGAGAtaactgtttttcaaaatgttagtGTAACATCTATGTCAATATACAAAAGTAGtcaaaaaaagattagaaaagtAATCTTTTTAGTAGCCACATCTGAATCTAATCTAACACTTTTTAAGGATGTGGACAAGATAGATTTGCTTTGAGACATGTCTACACTTCCTGACCTAAACAGCTTAATATGAAATCTATTagttaaatggaaattaaattgtGACAACTACTTTCCTAAACTTTAGGAAACAAATGATTACAACAATATACGAAGTAATCTTTTTTGGTAGACACATCTGAATCTAATCCAAATACTTTTTTAAGGGTGTTGACCAGATGGATTTGTTTGGGGACATGTCTACACCTCCTGACCTAAATAGTCCAACAGtaagtgtttgtttttaaatttgcaatGTAATAAAATGACATCTATAACTCAAATTGGCAATAACCAGAAATCTTAAGCATCTCATTGAAATCTGGAAGGTGACTGTTGATTTTTGCAAATGAAGTGTCAATGGTTTTTAGAATAAATGTGAATCTTAAGTCAACATGGGAACCTATCCACACTAATTCAGTTATATTAATATTGCTTACAGATTAAACCTGAACAATAAGTCAGCAATGTAGTCCTTCTTGGTATCACTTAGGATTAGAAGGAGGAGGTGAATAATAGTCCTTGAATAAGCCTACTTGAAGAAAGTATGACTGTTAGATGGTTAATCATAAAGCCTCCTGGcctcttcatttcttttgcatTCTGTCTGTTGCAATTTAGCAGCATAAATTTGGTGTGAAGtaagatttaaaacaaacaagtGGCTCAGTTATATTCCACCAAAGCTTGTCCTTGTTAGAAAGCTGCCCATTCTCATAGGATTTTATACCATATCCAGTCTGCTCAATATTGAATGATCTGTAACAACCCTGTAAGAACAGAACagtattttcctttataaattaaaaaaaaaaatggtggttcaggggaaaaaaaagaagaagaaaaaaaaataaaaaggaaagaggtccAGATTCAAGACTTAGGCCCAAGTCTTCAGACCTTCCAAAACATACCTCTAATGAAAATGTCCATGACATTTTCAATGACTTCTTGcaacttcttttatttatgtaaCAGTTTCCTGAGCACCTGCTATTTGCAAGGCATAGCAGTAAGATGCACAACATCAATGACATCATGGAATTTACTCTCCGGCAGGGAGACCAACATTAAAACTAATCACATCGTTAGTAATTGATGTTACTACAGGGTATTTATCTAGTTCACAGATTCAGGTAATGCTTCTGCAGGAGTGAGTTTCTAGATTTGAATATAAAAGATGAGAAGGCaataaacagacaaaaagagAATTAGTCTAGAATAATGGGGGGAAATGTCTAGAAAGGACTCTCTTGTATCAGGAAATTATCACGGAAGCCTATGTGACCAAGGTTACAGGAGTTCAAGCAATGGATCAAAGATTGGGTAAAATTCTCCCTTCAGACTTCTGCAGAGAATTTGAGGCCTGTGAATCCTCACTGCATAAAACTTTCAGGTCAAATGAGATGGAGAGGAGCAGGGACTTCATGCATTCTTCTCTGACCCTAACCATATGAGTATCACAATCCATGGTAGCATTCTAAAATGCCTTTAAGAGAGAAGCCTGTTTAATATTCATTTTAGCAGTGAGCCCTAACTCACTTGCCTATAGAACCTTTCGTTCTTCATAATTTTTGTTATAGTTCTGaggataaactttttaaaatactagaCTAGATTATCCTGACAGGTCCATCCTAACTCTGAGGTCCTTTTGATTTGTAGTCAACTTTGCCCTCTCCTCCATTAGTGATGTTTTCTCCAAAATAAATCAGTATCTGAACACTTACTTCCCAAGTATAAATGACATTCAAACAAGTAATATTCAAAGAGAGCAAAGCACTCAAGATATGAAGTGGAATTCCACTGGAATAGGCAAGGGAGTACTGCCTATATAATCTACTTCTGTAGACTTCTAGAATGTtctaaaaaaggaaatggaaaacaacatGGATAATCTTCAGTCTCATTTTTATTAGACTTTATGAAGtctaagaattttttatttataggaaTTCAAGTTTTAGTTAAACTAACAATAAAGTAATAAATACCATCAAAATATATACTCTCTGATAACCAAAAGAAGGCTAACAGATCTAATTATGTGCTGGTTAGGCTTTGACATGTTCTTATCTATTGACTCTATAGTCATAGGTCAAAAATAGATTTATCTCTACTTGGTAAAGCCagcatgtttaaaaatattcaactCTTTCAACAATTGCTCTGAAATatgtaaagagagaaagaaatctaAATTACCTAGACTTTATTATTGGTCCTAGATGGTTGTCACTCCCctcaaatttatacagaaaagtttTATGAATTTCAAATAATGCTCATGTTGCAAACTATGTGGTATCCCCTAGAACAGAATTTTTATTGGCAAGCCCCTTGAGCATTATCCTTCCACACcgcatctcaaaaaaggaaaagaaagaaaaacataaaaacccaTGTTCTGCAACTTTAACAACCACTTGAAAGCACGGTTACTATGGAAAGAATATAAGACATGATCTGTGATCAAGGAGATTAAATCTGGTACAAGGGATGGGATCAGGATACAAAGCAGGAGTGTCACTTATGTCCTTGTGTACATGCCATAAGATAACACGGGTGGGCACAGGGCAAGTGCAGACAGAAAAATCGATGCTAAAAGCTTTGTAAAGAATCTGAATTTGAGTTGGGTCTTTGAAGTGTGTAGGAAAATAGATCATAGTTGGGCTAGAAACAACGTGGGTCTTATTGTGGATCATTTGGAAATTTGGCCTAGGGAGGCTTATTTTAATATAGGGAGCAGCAGTAAGCCACTTAAGGCTTTGAGTAGGGAAGTCCTCAGTCTGACAAACTGGAATGGTTAGGTGAGATTAGCCACCCAGAGAAGAGCTAGGCTATGGAACTCAGGATTTATGTCCGCTTACTGGAGCTCCCTACGAGCAGGTTGTGTAACGCACTGCCGTGTCTCCAGTGCCTGCGGCTCAGGTGCTCAAACAGTGGCCAACTGGATGCAGTGTTGACAGCTCGACAAAGAATGAATGAGGCGCTGACCAAGGGGGTGGATGAGGAGTCTTTGGGCTCTCAGTTGTAGTCTGTGAACTACACTTTTAATCTTGGATTAATAACAAACCCAGCCTGAGGAGAGCCTTATACATTTTACTTATAGGGTGACTATTCAGAAGTCTAACATTGTGGCTCCTGTTTGGTGTCCTAAGAACCTCTTCTGAAGTATTTGAAAACGAGAACTCTACCAGCTGTGAACACTCAACTGTTCTAACCCAGAGGTggctcaaaacaaataaataaatattgaaatcacAAGCTTTTGTAATACATTTTATCCTACCTTTTGATTGTATAAAGATCCCTAGATTAATAGCTCTTCCAATCCATTTCtctgattaaattttttttaattataagctCTTTCTTGTGACAAATTCTTCTTTTATAAAGAGAAAGCCTGGCTTTGGCttataaaaactgtatttttatgcCTCACAGTAAAGGAATCCAAAAGATAGATTACCATTTAGGTCTGATTTTGCTGTCTCTTTTGTGGCCATGAAATAGGACTTAAACTTTCTAAAcaattgggtatttttttttcttttaaaagccaaGGAGTTCTATTTGAACCCTTTTGTATTTACTagtttgaaaattttatattccCTTGAAGTTGTTTATTTTCCCCAATGATCAAAATATTTAGTGTTCTGCTCAGGGTAATGCAAGATAACTACTATAACTTGCACTTCAGCAAGgcattttttatcatttatattcttctctggGTAGCATAGTTAAGTATTTAATGGATCAAAGTCAAGCAGAAGGAAGTGATGTCAGTATGAAAGTTCTGTTCTAGGATGAGTTATAATTCTGTCttttactgaaataaagacaTGTCGGATTCATCAAATTTACTGCTTTTAAGCTGAGAATTTTTTATCAAACAGttgaaaatccaaaaaattaacaCACCAGAGAAATGATAGAGAGGGGATAGAATTAGTAGAGCTATATATTTGATATGTCTTTCAAATTAACTCTTAAACCCATGTCTCTACCTTGTACAATAGTCCCCCTttatctgcagtttcactttctgAAATTAAGTCTGTGGTCAACCTTGGTCTGAAAATAAGTGAGTACAGTACAATACGATATtttgagagaagagagacagagagagcacattcaaataacttttattacagcatattgttataatcattctattttattattagttattgttaatctcttattgtgcctaattgataaattaaactttatcatgtgtatgtatatgagaAAAATACTGTATATAGGTTTTGGCACTATGTGCCATTTCAGACATCCACTGTGGGCCTTGGAACATATTCCCTGAGGATAAGGAGGgactactgtatataaattaaagATCAATTGTTGGTTGACTTTAACCACTAAATAGATGAGATTACTGTCACAACACAGGCAACTCTAAGCAATGTTATGAAAAGATGTACAAATAGGAGATCTTAATGTGTGATTGACTAAATTAGATCAGTATTGAGTGTCTCTTTCAGAGGACATAGACAAAAAGGGTAAGTCCAGAGGAGAGACTGGGATGATGAGGATGAGATCCTACTTGACTATCAGCTTCAGCAAGAGCCTTAAATATTAAGAGACATACCTGAAGGCCGTGATATAAAAGAAAAGCCTCTCTCCCACCTCTAGAGGAAAGAACTGGACCGATTTTAGGGAAATGCATTTGATCTTAAATTTCATCACAGCCAGAACTGTAAAATGTGAATGTATTAGTCGATGAATTTTCTCATTTAGAGAGATGATCCTACACGACTCTGGGGGTACAATAGAGAGGACTGTATGTGTATAGGTAGGAAGCTGAGCTAAGCTTCTGAAATCACTTACTTTCAAGCTCAACATACTTTGATAGTAATTTATAGTGACTCACAATCAATTCCCTTTAAGACTTTCAAAGTCACAAATTGAAACAATGCTCATAATGAATTAAGCCAGTCTGTATGTGTGAACCAGGGTGAGCAGAGACATGAAGTAAGCAACAGTAAGATTTCACCTAATGAGGTTGAGACTTAAATAAAAGGGCATGATATTGGGGAGAAATAGAAAGGACCTAGTCTATAGCTAGGGAGTAATGGACTACGGGGGTTGATGGAAGGAGGTAATGATCAACCGATTTATCAAGACCAAATTCAAATGGAAATTCTGATAATCCTAGTCATCTTATGTAATTTTCTCATTTGAAGTCACAACATGGactaacactttctttttttttctttccaaatatgaTAGGAAAGCAAAGATATCCTGTTAGTGGATCTAAACTCTGAAATCGACACCAATCAGAATTCTTTAAGAGAAAATCCATTCTTAACAAACGGCATCACCTCCTGTTCTCTTCCTCGACCAAAGCCTCAGGCATCCTTCTTGCCTGAAAATGCCTTTTCTGCCAATCTCAACTTCTTTCCCACCCCTAATCCTGATCCTTTCCGTGACGATCCTTTCACACAGCCAGACCAATCGACACCTTCTTCGTTTGATTCTCTCAAATCTCCAGATCAGAAGAAAGAGAATTCGAGTAGCTCGTCTACTCCGCTGAGTAATGGGCCCCTGAATGGTGATGTTGACTACTTTGGTCAGCAATTTGACCAGATCTCTAACCGGACTGGCAAACAGGAAGCTCAGGCAGGCCCATGGCCCTTTTCAAGTTCGCAAACCCAGCCAGCAGTGAGAACTCAAAATGGGGTATCTGAAAGAGAACAGAACGGCTTCTCTGTCAAATCCTCCCCGAACCCTTTTGTGGGAAGCCCTCCCAAAGGACTGTCCATACAGAATGGCGTAAAGCAGGACTTGGAAAGCTCTGTCCAGTCCTCACCACATGACTCCATAGCCATTATCCCACCTCCACAAAGTACCAAACCAGgaagaggcagaaggactgctaaGGTGAATTGTCTTCTCCACATATCCATTAGCAGAGTGCATGTTCGGTACCAAAGGGTGGTGTGATGCaagctctctttcctgctgctcTCGTAGCTTCCTGTGTTGCTGTGAAATAGAAGGTGGGATAAGGCACTTTGGTTCTCCAGGAGTACTTTTCTCTAACTGCCACCGTTTTTAAGCTTCTCAGCAGTTTGTCACACCCTGCTTTCCGTGTGCATGTCTTGCCACTTATGATTAAACTAAACAcaagtttttccatttttaatgctGCTATGCTTCTATACCTCTGGTAAGTTTGATCATCATGTTCTGGGTTGGGAGGGTGAGAGTTCTTATGATTCCCTTTGTACTTCCCTGACACTAACACATGCCCTGCACACCCATCATATTGCATCAGTGTCCATGGTGGTGGTGTAAAATTCTTGAGCTTATCTCCTCTTTTAAATACTGAGTAAATACataagctttttctaagcttGTGTATTTACTATTACCACTATGATCTCAGCTTTATTTAAGAGCAATTTAAAATGCAGTTCCCATAGGCGTCTTTTTTTACCTCTCCTAAGAATATGCAGGCTTGCCTGGATTAAGACCCTATGATCTCTATGTAGACTGACTTAAAATCCAGTggaatgaacaaaaatatttagGATGCTTATTGGTAGTTGCCCCTTTTACACACTTGCTCCCCCAACTTCAAGCATTTAGCTGATGAGACCAGACCAATGTGAGTGTGTAAATGAATATAGTAGATTTCACTTTGCAAGTCCTAGGTAGTATCAGACACTAAGACTCAGTAGTCCGTCCGTTGTAGGAATCTGTGTCTTTTTTTGGAGGACTCTT
The sequence above is a segment of the Gorilla gorilla gorilla isolate KB3781 chromosome 19, NHGRI_mGorGor1-v2.1_pri, whole genome shotgun sequence genome. Coding sequences within it:
- the DAB2 gene encoding disabled homolog 2 isoform X1: MSNEVETSATNGQPDQQAAPKAPSKKEKKKGPEKTDEYLLARFKGDGVKYKAKLIGIDDVPDARGDKMSQDSMMKLKGMAAAGRSQGQHKQRIWVNISLSGIKIIDEKTGVIEHEHPVNKISFIARDVTDNRAFGYVCGGEGQHQFFAIKTGQQAEPLVVDLKDLFQVIYNVKKKEEEKKKIEEANKAIENGSEALMILDDQTNKLKSGVDQMDLFGDMSTPPDLNSPTESKDILLVDLNSEIDTNQNSLRENPFLTNGITSCSLPRPKPQASFLPENAFSANLNFFPTPNPDPFRDDPFTQPDQSTPSSFDSLKSPDQKKENSSSSSTPLSNGPLNGDVDYFGQQFDQISNRTGKQEAQAGPWPFSSSQTQPAVRTQNGVSEREQNGFSVKSSPNPFVGSPPKGLSIQNGVKQDLESSVQSSPHDSIAIIPPPQSTKPGRGRRTAKSSANDLLASDIFAPPVSEPSGQASPTGQPTALQPNPLDLFKTSAPAPVGPLVGLGGVTVTLPQAGPWNTASLVFNQSPSMAPGAMMGGQPSGFSQPVIFGTSPAVSGWNQPSPFAASTPPPVPVVWGPSASVAPNAWSTTSPLGNPFQSNIFPAPAVSTQPPSMHSSLLVTPPQPPPRAGHPKDISSDAFTALDPLGDKEIKDVKEMFKDFQLRQPPAVPARKGEQTSSGTLSAFASYFNSKVGIPQENADHDDFDANQLLNKINEPPKPAPRQVSLPVTKSTDNAFENPFFKDSFGSSQASVASSQPVSSEMYRDPFGNPFA
- the DAB2 gene encoding disabled homolog 2 isoform X2; the protein is MSNEVETSATNGQPDQQAAPKAPSKKEKKKGPEKTDEYLLARFKGDGVKYKAKLIGIDDVPDARGDKMSQDSMMKLKGMAAAGRSQGQHKQRIWVNISLSGIKIIDEKTGVIEHEHPVNKISFIARDVTDNRAFGYVCGGEGQHQFFAIKTGQQAEPLVVDLKDLFQVIYNVKKKEEEKKKIEEANKAIENGSEALMILDDQTNKLKSESKDILLVDLNSEIDTNQNSLRENPFLTNGITSCSLPRPKPQASFLPENAFSANLNFFPTPNPDPFRDDPFTQPDQSTPSSFDSLKSPDQKKENSSSSSTPLSNGPLNGDVDYFGQQFDQISNRTGKQEAQAGPWPFSSSQTQPAVRTQNGVSEREQNGFSVKSSPNPFVGSPPKGLSIQNGVKQDLESSVQSSPHDSIAIIPPPQSTKPGRGRRTAKSSANDLLASDIFAPPVSEPSGQASPTGQPTALQPNPLDLFKTSAPAPVGPLVGLGGVTVTLPQAGPWNTASLVFNQSPSMAPGAMMGGQPSGFSQPVIFGTSPAVSGWNQPSPFAASTPPPVPVVWGPSASVAPNAWSTTSPLGNPFQSNIFPAPAVSTQPPSMHSSLLVTPPQPPPRAGHPKDISSDAFTALDPLGDKEIKDVKEMFKDFQLRQPPAVPARKGEQTSSGTLSAFASYFNSKVGIPQENADHDDFDANQLLNKINEPPKPAPRQVSLPVTKSTDNAFENPFFKDSFGSSQASVASSQPVSSEMYRDPFGNPFA